GTTGCGAGCATCACGACTAAAACGATTCGGATCATGGTTTTTGGATCAACGGTATCTCATTTTGGATTTTAGATGGGCGATTCTGGATTGCTCAATCCCCAGGTTTCAATGAGGGTTATTGAGTTGGTCGTGCCATTGCCTCGGAATAAGCCGCATAAACACCCTGAACGTTGTACCAATTGAGAAAAATTCGAGCGATCTCCAGGGCAAGTTGTGGCTTACCCCGGTCGATGAGCCATTGCAGTAGAGGAGCCATTGTCCGTTCGTTTAAGCGACCTCCCAACGACAAAACACCCCAGAGCACTCGATGCAGCCAGGTCATCTGAATCATCATCCGCACTTCCCAGGTGGGGTGTTTTTGGTAGAACAAGATCCCCATGCGCCCCCGTTGAATTTCACGGTCGATCAGTTTGGGAATTTGACTGAGGGCAAACGGTGGATGCCAGTGATAGCCCACTGCTTCGGGGCATTTGATCAGGGTTAGCCCCTGTTGCTTGAGGCGAACGCCCAGTTCTAGATCTTCCCAACCGTACAACTGAAAGCGTGTATCGAATAGACCCACTTTTTCTAGCCAGTGACGGGCGATCGCCACATTCCCTGTTGCGAAATAGGCAGCGGAAAAATCGGTCACTTTGAATGGCTCACGGGTGGGATCGTCAAAGTTGCAGGTGTTGATCACTCGACCGTAGGTAAAGAGGCGATCGCTCCCCAGTTGTTTTTGCCCGTCTCGCAGAGCATCCGCGTGAGATTGCAAAAACCGTTCAGTAACCACTAGATCGCTATCAATAAAGATGATGGTGTCACCTCTTGCCGTTTCAACCCCTAAATTGCGTGCTGCGGCTGGTCCCTGATGAGCTTGCTCAAACAGGCGGACGTGGGGAAACTCACTGGAGTGCGATCGCAGCCACTCAACCGTACCATCGGTTGAGCCGTCATCGACTACCACAACTTCATAGCCCTCAACTGGACTATCTGGAGCCAGATGCTGATATTCCAGGGCTCTCAGGCACTTCTCCAAAATGGGTTTGCGATTGTAGGTCGGGATAACGATGCTGAAGAACACAGGCGGCAGGAAAAAAGAAGAGGGAAAAAAGAAGAGGGAGAAATTAAGCCACGTTGGGTATGATAGCAACTCGCTGGTTCACTTTGGGTCTGGCGAAGCGTTCCCAGGCGTTGCCACCTCGCAAAAACAACTCCATCCAGCGAATCTCAGTGCCATCGGCAGTAATCCAGCCAGAGCTACCGGGGGCAAAGGCGAGAGTTCCCTCAGACACCTTGAAACTCCCATCGGAATAGATGGCATCACTCACCACATCGCCAATCCGAATCACTACTTTTTTCTCAGGTTCGAGCGTGACCGTGTGAGCGGGAATCGTCGTCTTGATGTTGCCGTAGCCATCGATCCAGGCGATGCGATCGAGCGGTGCATCGGGAATCTGATCGGGGCTAAAGGCGTTACCCAGGAGACTCAAATCACCCTGGGCGATCGCTGTAGCCGCAACCGGAAAGACATCCCGCGATCGAAACTGCGAGCCACCCCGCGACACGTTAATGGTGTTTAGCTGTTGCGCGTGATGCTTAATAAATGACATCGTAAAGCCTGCATTTACCCCAACCACCTTGACTCCGTTATGCAAGAGAGCATAAGTCAACCCTTCGCCTTCATTATCGCGACGAGCTTCGGGGTCATCCTGGCGAGGGGCGCAGTTGTGATAAACCAATCGCTCATGAGGACCGGGATTTAATCCCAATTGAGCGATCCAAAATCCAGTTGCCAGTGTACTAAATGGAGGCACTGAGAGCCAATGTACTCGCGCTTGCGGCAAAACAGCTAAAAGACGCTGAGTAACTTCCATAAAGGCAGGGTCGCCTGTACCGTAGTCTGCAACCAGACTAATTAACATCGCGTCTCTCCTGTAGCATGAACGGCAGTGTCAAAGGTGCCGTTGCCGCCAGTGATGGGATCTAATTTGGGAAAAAGACCTCATTTAGACAGCATAAACGGCGGCGTAAAAGGTGCCGTTGCCACATTAGACCTTATTGAAGAATTTGTACAGTCTAACCGGATATGGGTTTTATAAAATCTGATCTCAACGCAGGGGCGTGAATGGCTCGAATGGGAATGTTATTGTGCTCTCGATTTAGATGGAGCGGTAGACAGACGATGCGATGCAGCCCCACCGTTGGGGTAATCGCCCTTTAGTCCGCAATCCTTTGGAAGAGATGAAAGAACAGTCAACAAAGTAAGCCAGAGCGCAAGTGCAGCAACTTCAAACATAGGGAGGTTAAATCAAAACCGGATTATTAAAAAACGAGGATGCGACCTGAAAGATATTATCAAAATTGAAGTTACATTTGATTCTCCAATCTTCTGCTGCTATTCTCATCGTTCTTCTTGCTTATCGGCTATCCCTCAAAGGGCAGAACCAATAGGGCAAGATTGTACCCAACTTTGGAGCGATCGCTACTGAGTCAGTAAAAGCACACTACACCGAAGTGATGGGGGAGGGGTAGATGATGAGAGCCCTCTTTACAGAAGCTTTACACTCATTTATCCGTTCTTGACGGCGATCGCACGGTTCACCGCCAAATTCACTGAAAGAGCAATCAGTTAGAAAATTATCCTGCTCAGCTCATGCCCCCCTGAGACTCAGCAAAGTTACTCATGGAGATTGGGAAGATGAATGTTCAACCCCTTGCCCTGGCAACTTTTAAGCAATATTGGTTTGAGATGGCAGCTCAGTATCCAGTTAATAACAACGATGCTGCGTTAATCTTTCGAGCTATTACAGACGTGTTGGTGTTGCTTCACAAACAATCCCACGGCGTTGCAGAACGAACCCTCGATGATTGTGTTGAGCGCATTGCAGCCTCTTTTCCAGAGGCGATCGCCCCTCTCTATCGCGATTTGGCTAAGATTTGCATTCAAGCGTAGAAGGATTTTGGCTGCCTGATATCAATAGGACTTACGCACTTGAAACCTAAAACTTCGATCCCCCCTAGCCCCCCTTAAAAAGGGGAGAATTCCGGAAGCCCGCTTTCTAAGGGGGTTTGGGGGATCTAACTGCGTAAGTCCTGATCCAATCAAATTGTGATCAAGGCAGATGTCAGTAGGAGCGGGTTTCGCAGATATCCCTCTGTCACTCTCTCACAACAAATCCCAGACAAACCTCGTCTCCAAGCTCCTGTTTGGAAATGGAGTGACGGAGGGTTCTGCCTCCTGGAGCCATGGTTGGAGGTAGAGCCTCCATGGGTCTATTCCTAACGCAGTTGCAGTTAACCTGCTGTGTGTCAATCCAATACACCCTCACCCTAGATCTCTTTCCCACAATGGGGAGAGGGATTTTAAGCCACTCTCACTCCCCTTCTCCCCACTTGGGAGGAGGGGTTGGGGGATGAGGGTTGAGTGAAGCTTGCAAAAAAGGTTCCCTTGTCAGTCAACCAGGGTGCTCCCCCATACTCCCTGAGTCGCCGTAGACCGCTTCAAGCGATCGCCCAACTCTAATCTCGCCATTCTGAAGACATCATTTCTAATTCCTACTCATGTCATGGCTGGTGTTAATGTTCTCAGTTCTGATATGGAGTTTAACCAGTGTTTTTAACAGAAAGCTGCTGTTGAGGGTCAGGCAACACCCCTACGGAACTGTTGCCTTATTTTTGCAAAACAGTATAATGCAACACATTCTCAAGCCGTGAAGATGAACGTGAGCGGTTACAGGTGCGATCGCCCCACATCGTTTGCGGAACAGTTTGCCGCAAAGTACATCTAGATCGCGATCTGCTCCGTAGTATCTTCAGCGATTATTGCTCGTGACCTTCCATCGCAACTGTTCAGATGGTTGAGACAAGGGATTGTGGGGCTGCGCCCCCGCTAGGGGTTCCATCCCTGCACCCCGTCCTAACTAGCCCTGCGGTTGCTATAGTCACGTTTTGGCTCACCGTTATTTCCTTAAAGCAAAGGTAATTCATCTCTGTTGCCATCTACGTGTTGGTAGGCAGAGCTTTTGTCTTAAAAACCTCGTTGGAACAGCCTTTAGTAAGGAGAAGTTGACGTGAAGGGAACTGCATACGTTTTTATTGACTCCACCATCCAGGACTATCAAACCCTGGTCGCTCACCTCAAACCCGGGTTTCAGGCAGTTGTGCTGTCAGGCGATCGCGATGGCGTTGCTCAAATCAGCGACATTTTGCAAGCAAGTCATGATGTGACAGAAGTTCACATTGTGGCGCACGGTAGCCCCGGTCGGCTGTATCTCGGCAATGCCGAGCTTTCCCTCGCGACGTTGCCGGATTACGCTGCATCCCTACGACAGTGGCGGCAGGTGTTGACTCAGGGAGCAGATCTTTTGTTGTATGGGTGCCGCTTAGCGGCGCAGGGTTGGGCAACCCTGTCACACACCTTACAGAGCCTTACGGGAGCCAATATTGCAGCCTCCACTCAAATTTTGGGAAATGGGCAATGGACATTCGATCGCTGTTTGGGTGAGATGCAAGTGGCGATCGCCTTTACCCCAGAGGTGCAACAGAGCTACAGCGGCACCTTTGCTGTGGGTTATGTCCTCAGCAACAACAGCCTGATTTCCTTTGACACCAACAACCCCGACAACCCAAATGCGGCGGTTCCCATTACGGGTGTCGCGGCGGGTGAATCCCTTGTGGGTATTGATTTTCGTCCGCAAAATGGCAGGTTATATGGATTAGCACGAGATGCGGCAGGAGCCGTGCGCCTCTACGTCATTAGCCCCCAAACGGGAGTTGCTACCCCCCTCACGGCTGCCCCTGTGCAATTTACAACGGATGGGGTCACTCCTGCTCCGGTTACAGGTACGAATTTTGGCGTAGATTTTAACCCCACGGTCGATCGCTTTCGGGTTGTGACGGATGGTGGCTTTAACTTCCGCATCAACCCCAATACTGGAGAGTTGATTGATGGGAATGCAGGTTTGCCTGGGATTAACCCGGATGGCACGATCAGTGGAGCCACAACCACCGTTGATGCTACGGCTTACACCAACAACGCCCCCAACGTTACCGCCACGACTCAATACACGCTGGATGCGGCTAGCGATCGCCTCCTCATTCAAAACCCACCCAACAACGGCACCCAAACCACACCACTGCCGATTACTCTCAACGGAGCACCCCTCAACTTTACCGCCGTCAATGGATTTGACATTCCAGCCGGGGTCAATGTGACAACTGCCAACGCACCCGCTACAGGGCAGGCGATCGCGGCTTTGACCGTCGCGGGAACTACTCAGTTGTACTCGATCGAACTCTCGACTGGAGCCGCTACTGCGTTGGGCACCCTGGGTAATGGAACGTTACCCGTGCAGGGGTTTGCCGTCCAAACCGATACCACAACCAGTGGCACGCCACTCATCTCACTGTCCAGCACTGGAGCAAGTCTGCTACGGTTTAGCAGTGCCACTCCTAACACGGTCACTCCGGTTAACATCACAGGTGTCCCTGCGGGTGAAACTGTTGTGGGAATTGATTTTCGCCCTGCAACAGGTCAACTCTTTGCCCTCAGTGTCAACGCCACGAGTGATACAGGTAGCATCCTCATCCTCGACCCTCAAACGGGAGCCGCTACGGTGGTGGGTACACCAGGACAGGTCGCCTTCGTCAATGAGACCGGCACGGCGATCGATCTCCCTGATCCCGTAACGGCTGGTTATGGCATCGACTTCAACCCTACGGTCGATCGCCTGCGAGTCGTGACGAGTACGGGCTTAAACTTCCGCCTGAATCCCAACACTGGCGCACCTGTTGATAGCAACACTACTGCCACTGGCAACCAACCCGATGTGGCAGTCGGTGGGGCCGCAACAGGGGTTGATGCCACGGCATACACCAACAGCTTTAACGGGACGACCGCCACAACCCAATACACACTGGACTCGGTCACCAATCAACTGTTCATTCAAAACCCACCTAATAACGGCACTCAAACGGCTGGGCTGGCGGTGACGCTCAACGGCGCAGCCCTTGACTTTACGGCGGTGAATGGCTTCGACATTCCATCAGGGGTGCGCGTTGCAACCTCTAATGCCGCCGCAACCGGACGGGGATTTGCTGCCCTGACCGTCGGAGGGGTTAACAATCTGTACGCTATTGAATTGAGCACTGGAGTAGCAACATTACTGGGGACAATCGGAGCAGGCACGGCTGGTTCCGCTGGGCTAACGGCAGCCGAGACTCCCGTTGGGTCAGTGGCGTTTGGGGCACCAACCTACACCGCAACCGAGAATGGTGGGGCGATCGCCATCAATCTAGTCCGCACAGGTGGGGCATCGGGCAGCTTGAGTGTTAACTTGACTGCCACTGGAGGCACTGCCACTGCCAACACCGACTACACCGGAACTCCGATCACCGTCACCTTTGCGGATGGACAAACCACCGCCACCGCCACCCTCAACATTACCAATGACACCATTTCTGAGGCGGCAGAAACTGTTAATCTCGCCTTGAGCAATCCCACGAACGGAGCCGTTTTAGGGGCACAGGACACCACTACCCTGACCATTACCGATGATGACCTGACAATCGTTCGAGGTTCCCGACGCAACGATCGCCTGCGGGGTAGCAACACGGGAGATTTGCTGTTGGGTCTAGTGGGTAACGATCGCCTCCTGGGCTTGGCGGGCGACGACAGCTTGAATGGTGGTCTAGGAGCAGATGTCAAAGCAGGCGGGGCAGGAGCCGATCGCTTTATCTACTCTGGTCGGACGCAGCGGGCGGCCTTTGCTAACTCACTGGTTGCGGCTCCCGATCGCCTCTTTGACTTTAGACCCGGAGAGGGCGATCGCATTGTGCTTGACTTTGATAACAACCTGGCAACTGCGAATGTGCCGCGTGGGTTATTCAAC
Above is a window of Oscillatoria sp. FACHB-1407 DNA encoding:
- a CDS encoding glycosyltransferase family 2 protein → MFFSIVIPTYNRKPILEKCLRALEYQHLAPDSPVEGYEVVVVDDGSTDGTVEWLRSHSSEFPHVRLFEQAHQGPAAARNLGVETARGDTIIFIDSDLVVTERFLQSHADALRDGQKQLGSDRLFTYGRVINTCNFDDPTREPFKVTDFSAAYFATGNVAIARHWLEKVGLFDTRFQLYGWEDLELGVRLKQQGLTLIKCPEAVGYHWHPPFALSQIPKLIDREIQRGRMGILFYQKHPTWEVRMMIQMTWLHRVLWGVLSLGGRLNERTMAPLLQWLIDRGKPQLALEIARIFLNWYNVQGVYAAYSEAMARPTQ
- a CDS encoding DUF4394 domain-containing protein; translation: MKGTAYVFIDSTIQDYQTLVAHLKPGFQAVVLSGDRDGVAQISDILQASHDVTEVHIVAHGSPGRLYLGNAELSLATLPDYAASLRQWRQVLTQGADLLLYGCRLAAQGWATLSHTLQSLTGANIAASTQILGNGQWTFDRCLGEMQVAIAFTPEVQQSYSGTFAVGYVLSNNSLISFDTNNPDNPNAAVPITGVAAGESLVGIDFRPQNGRLYGLARDAAGAVRLYVISPQTGVATPLTAAPVQFTTDGVTPAPVTGTNFGVDFNPTVDRFRVVTDGGFNFRINPNTGELIDGNAGLPGINPDGTISGATTTVDATAYTNNAPNVTATTQYTLDAASDRLLIQNPPNNGTQTTPLPITLNGAPLNFTAVNGFDIPAGVNVTTANAPATGQAIAALTVAGTTQLYSIELSTGAATALGTLGNGTLPVQGFAVQTDTTTSGTPLISLSSTGASLLRFSSATPNTVTPVNITGVPAGETVVGIDFRPATGQLFALSVNATSDTGSILILDPQTGAATVVGTPGQVAFVNETGTAIDLPDPVTAGYGIDFNPTVDRLRVVTSTGLNFRLNPNTGAPVDSNTTATGNQPDVAVGGAATGVDATAYTNSFNGTTATTQYTLDSVTNQLFIQNPPNNGTQTAGLAVTLNGAALDFTAVNGFDIPSGVRVATSNAAATGRGFAALTVGGVNNLYAIELSTGVATLLGTIGAGTAGSAGLTAAETPVGSVAFGAPTYTATENGGAIAINLVRTGGASGSLSVNLTATGGTATANTDYTGTPITVTFADGQTTATATLNITNDTISEAAETVNLALSNPTNGAVLGAQDTTTLTITDDDLTIVRGSRRNDRLRGSNTGDLLLGLVGNDRLLGLAGDDSLNGGLGADVKAGGAGADRFIYSGRTQRAAFANSLVAAPDRLFDFRPGEGDRIVLDFDNNLATANVPRGLFNSGRENTRLLVDAVQSAYADRDQRTRGNQVLRANEAVLFTWRGGTYLSVNDNRARFSAASDLVVNVTRVALQPGDATAGVLNVANYFA
- a CDS encoding SAM hydrolase/SAM-dependent halogenase family protein; translated protein: MLISLVADYGTGDPAFMEVTQRLLAVLPQARVHWLSVPPFSTLATGFWIAQLGLNPGPHERLVYHNCAPRQDDPEARRDNEGEGLTYALLHNGVKVVGVNAGFTMSFIKHHAQQLNTINVSRGGSQFRSRDVFPVAATAIAQGDLSLLGNAFSPDQIPDAPLDRIAWIDGYGNIKTTIPAHTVTLEPEKKVVIRIGDVVSDAIYSDGSFKVSEGTLAFAPGSSGWITADGTEIRWMELFLRGGNAWERFARPKVNQRVAIIPNVA